A genomic stretch from Setaria viridis chromosome 1, Setaria_viridis_v4.0, whole genome shotgun sequence includes:
- the LOC117853022 gene encoding uncharacterized protein: protein MHFFGLCKISLKARYTDPSYTWDKGHFLEMIDWYKGFDENVRRAFDEMDPDRCSELASRGFQKDLVKSCTEEVIQAILEEIGDSRFSILIDDTHDISSKEHMGIILRFVNKQGKVIERFLDLEWVKDTTPTAIKGNLVGFLVRHGLSISRIRGQGYHGQSNMRVEFNNVQRQIHDECPYAFYVHCFACQLEQILVSVSSSSSSAISYFFYNVPIIVNATSAPCTAKDAEKCRQAILDKLDSGEISKRDKSTLKETKWGETKWGSHHTTLNRIDTMWDTVLEVLVIVDEHGSRGSRASFSIETMESFEFVFILKMMLKLFVIIKELSLVLQRKDQDSIQAVGLLVVVNERLKTLRDNGWEALFEDVKRFCDANEIPVPNMDEHIPSMCHSHLGGVTVSQLHYYRAQIFFAAIDSIRTEINHRFNDGSMDLLVRLSCLDPRRNFSQFDVEKIAKLVDLYSEDFPEADRAIINDQLEAYICYVR from the exons aTGCACTTCTTTGGACTGTGCAAGATATCTCTTAAGGCAAGGTATACCGATCCATCTTACACATGGGACAAGGGTCATTTTTTGGAGATGATAGATTGGTACAAAGGCTTCGATGAGAATGTTAGACGTGCGTTTGATGAGATGGATCCTGATCGCTGCAGCGAATTGGCTTCTCGAGGCTTTCAGAAAGACCTTGTAAAATCCTGCACAGAAGAGGTCATCCAGGCGATTCTGGAAGAGATTGGAGATAGTCGTTTCTCCATACTTATTGATGACACTCATGATATTTCAAGTAAAGAGCATATGGGCATAATTTTGAG ATTTGTGAATAAGCAAGGGAAGGTCATAGAAAGGTTTCTCGATCTTGAGTGGGTCAAAGATACTACACCAACTGCAATCAAAGGAAACTTGGTTGGTTTTCTTGTTCGGCATGGTTTATCCATTTCTAGAATTCGAGGGCAGGGTTATCATGGACAATCAAACATGAGAGTAGAATTTAACAATGTGCAGAGACAGATACATGATGAATGTCCATATGCTTTCTACGTCCATTGCTTTGCTTGCCAGCTGGAACAGATTCTTGTTTCTGTCTCaagttcttcttcttcagcaatTTCTTATTTCTTCTACAACGTGCCAATAATTGTGAATGCCACGAGTGCACCTTGCACAGCAAAGGATGCTGAAAAGTGCCGCCAAGCAATTTTGGATAAGTTGGACAGTGGTGAAATATCCAAAAGAGACAAGAGCACATTGAAGGAAACTAAATGGGGAGAGACTAAATGGGGCTCGCATCACACAACCTTGAACCGTATTGACACAATGTGGGACACAGTTCTTGAGGTGCTAGTGATTGTGGATGAACATGGCTCTCGAGGTTCCCGAGCATCATTTTCAATAGAAACAATGGAAAGCTTTGAGTTTGTGTTCATCTTAAAGATGATGTTAAAATTATTTGTCATTATAAAAGAACTATCACTTGTTTTACAAAGAAAAGATCAAGACAGTATTCAGGCTGTGGGGTTGCTTGTGGTTGTGAATGAACGCTTGAAAACCTTGAGGGACAATGGTTGGGAGGCCTTATTTGAAGATGTCAAAAGGTTTTGTGATGCAAATGAAATTCCAGTGCCAAATATGGATGAACACATACCAAGTATGTGCCATTCACATCTGGGTGGCGTAACTGTCTCTCAGCTTCATTATTATCGTGCTCAGATTTTCTTTGCTGCTATTGACTCCATTAGAACAGAGATTAATCATCGTTTCAATGATGGTTCTATGGATTTGTTAGTGCGTTTATCCTGCCTTGATCCAAGGAGGAACTTCTCCCAGTTTGATGTGGAGAAAATTGCTAAACTTGTAGATCTTTATTCTGAAGATTTCCCTGAGGCTGATCGTGCAATTATCAATGATCAACTTGAAGCCTATATTTGCTATGTGAGATGA